A region from the Kineothrix sp. IPX-CK genome encodes:
- the xylB gene encoding xylulokinase, whose amino-acid sequence MFYIGIDLGTSAVKLLLMAADGKIENIVSKEYPLFFPHPGWSEQNPEDWWIAVVEGLKELTVSCDKSQVAGISFGGQMHGLVILDEKDEVIRPAILWNDGRTTKETDYLNQVIGKDKLSKYTANIAFTGFTAPKVLWVKENEPENFARIKKIMLPKDYIAYKLSGTFCTDVSDASGMLLFDVEHKCWSEEMMGICGVTSEQLAGIYESADVVGTLKADVAKELALPETVKVIAGAGDNAAAAVGTGTVGDGMCNISLGTSGTIFISSNQFGVDKNNALHAFAHADGYYHLMGCMLSAASCNKWWMDDIVGEHDYAKEQSAITKLGENNVYFLPYLMGERSPLNDPYARGTFIGLTMDTTRADMTQAVLEGVAFAIRDSFEVARSLGINIERSKICGGGAKSPLWRKIIANVLNIKIDRIESEEGPGYGGAMLAAVGCGEYATVEEAAAKLVKIVDTIEPEPEIAAKYEEKYSKFAKIYPTVKELFRQI is encoded by the coding sequence ATGTTTTATATAGGGATAGATTTGGGAACCTCCGCCGTTAAGCTTCTGCTTATGGCAGCGGATGGAAAAATAGAAAATATCGTATCCAAAGAATACCCCCTTTTCTTCCCGCATCCCGGCTGGTCTGAGCAGAATCCGGAGGATTGGTGGATCGCGGTTGTGGAAGGATTGAAAGAGCTGACCGTCTCTTGCGACAAGTCGCAGGTGGCGGGAATAAGCTTTGGTGGACAGATGCACGGGCTCGTTATTTTAGACGAGAAGGATGAGGTCATCCGCCCTGCGATTCTTTGGAATGACGGAAGAACGACGAAGGAGACGGATTATCTGAATCAGGTAATCGGCAAGGATAAGCTTTCTAAGTATACGGCGAATATCGCGTTTACCGGCTTTACGGCACCGAAGGTTCTCTGGGTCAAGGAAAACGAACCGGAGAATTTTGCCAGGATAAAGAAAATTATGCTGCCGAAGGACTACATCGCATATAAGCTTTCCGGCACATTCTGTACGGACGTATCCGATGCATCCGGCATGCTTCTCTTCGATGTGGAACATAAATGCTGGTCTGAGGAAATGATGGGAATCTGCGGAGTGACGAGCGAGCAGTTAGCGGGTATTTATGAAAGTGCGGATGTAGTAGGAACATTAAAGGCTGATGTGGCGAAGGAGCTGGCTCTTCCAGAGACGGTAAAGGTCATAGCGGGTGCCGGAGACAATGCGGCTGCTGCGGTAGGTACGGGTACGGTAGGAGACGGAATGTGCAACATTTCTCTCGGAACGTCAGGTACGATATTTATCTCCAGCAATCAGTTCGGCGTAGATAAGAACAATGCGCTGCATGCCTTCGCTCATGCAGACGGCTATTATCATCTGATGGGATGTATGCTCAGCGCAGCTTCCTGTAACAAGTGGTGGATGGATGATATCGTGGGCGAACACGATTATGCCAAGGAGCAGTCGGCGATTACGAAGCTGGGAGAGAACAATGTGTACTTCCTGCCGTATTTAATGGGCGAGCGTTCCCCGCTCAACGACCCTTATGCGCGAGGCACTTTCATCGGTCTTACCATGGACACGACCCGGGCGGATATGACACAGGCAGTGCTTGAGGGTGTTGCTTTTGCTATTCGCGATTCTTTCGAGGTGGCACGTTCTCTCGGAATCAATATCGAGCGCTCCAAAATCTGCGGGGGCGGTGCTAAGAGCCCTCTTTGGCGTAAGATTATCGCTAACGTATTGAATATAAAGATCGACAGGATAGAAAGCGAGGAAGGACCGGGATACGGCGGAGCTATGCTGGCGGCGGTAGGCTGCGGAGAATACGCGACAGTCGAGGAAGCGGCAGCGAAGCTTGTGAAGATCGTGGATACGATAGAGCCGGAACCGGAGATCGCAGCGAAGTACGAGGAGAAATACAGCAAATTTGCAAAAATATATCCGACGGTAAAAGAATTATTCCGTCAGATATAA
- a CDS encoding L-fucose/L-arabinose isomerase family protein: MFDNLPKVKIGIVAVSRDCFPESLSVERRKALIKAYEDKYGKNDIYECPICIVESEIHMVQALEDVKKAGCNALVVYLGNFGPEISETLLAKHFDGPAMFVAAAEESGDNLIGGRGDAYCGMLNASYNLKLRNINAYIPEYPVGTAQGCADMIREFVPIARGIIGLSDLKIISFGPRPLNFLACNAPIKQLYNLGVEIEENSELDLFEAFHKHDNDPRIPDVVKDMEAELGAGNQKPEVLPKLAQYELTLLDWVAEHKGYRKYVAIAGKCWPAFQTQFGFVPCYVNSRLTGMGIPVSCEVDIYGALSEFIGTCVSEDTVTLLDINNTVPADMYEESIKGKFAYTHNDTFMGFHCGNTNSKKLSSCAMKYQMIMARNLPEEVTQGTLEGDILPGEITFYRLQSTADSKLRAYIAQGEVLPVATKSFGGIGIFAIPEMGRFYRHVLIEGNYPHHGAVAFGHFGKSLYEVFKYIGVPVEEIGYNQPKGVRYPTENPFA; the protein is encoded by the coding sequence ATGTTTGATAATTTACCCAAAGTGAAAATCGGTATCGTAGCGGTAAGCCGCGACTGCTTCCCGGAAAGCCTCTCTGTGGAGAGAAGAAAAGCGCTCATTAAGGCTTATGAAGACAAATATGGAAAGAATGATATTTATGAATGTCCCATTTGTATCGTAGAAAGCGAGATCCATATGGTACAGGCGCTGGAAGATGTTAAGAAAGCGGGCTGTAACGCTCTCGTCGTATATCTTGGCAACTTCGGACCGGAAATTTCCGAGACCTTACTTGCAAAGCATTTTGACGGACCGGCAATGTTCGTAGCGGCTGCGGAAGAAAGCGGAGATAATCTGATCGGCGGAAGAGGCGACGCTTACTGCGGTATGCTGAATGCAAGCTACAATTTGAAGCTTCGCAATATCAATGCTTACATTCCTGAATATCCTGTTGGTACGGCGCAGGGATGTGCGGATATGATCCGTGAATTCGTTCCGATCGCACGCGGCATCATCGGCTTGTCCGACCTTAAGATCATCAGCTTCGGCCCCAGACCGTTAAATTTCCTCGCATGTAATGCGCCCATTAAGCAGCTTTATAATCTCGGCGTAGAAATCGAAGAAAACTCCGAGCTGGACTTGTTCGAAGCTTTCCATAAGCATGACAACGACCCTCGTATTCCCGATGTAGTTAAGGATATGGAGGCGGAACTGGGTGCAGGCAACCAGAAGCCTGAGGTTCTTCCTAAATTAGCTCAGTACGAGCTGACTCTGCTCGATTGGGTAGCGGAGCACAAGGGCTATAGAAAATATGTTGCTATTGCAGGAAAATGCTGGCCGGCATTTCAGACCCAGTTCGGATTTGTCCCTTGTTATGTAAACAGCCGTTTGACGGGAATGGGTATTCCGGTATCCTGCGAAGTAGATATCTACGGAGCACTCAGCGAATTCATCGGTACATGTGTGAGCGAAGATACAGTTACGCTTCTCGATATCAATAATACCGTGCCTGCGGATATGTACGAAGAAAGCATCAAGGGCAAATTCGCCTATACACATAACGATACGTTCATGGGCTTCCACTGCGGAAACACGAACTCTAAGAAGTTGTCTTCCTGCGCTATGAAATATCAGATGATTATGGCCAGAAACCTTCCCGAAGAAGTAACGCAGGGAACCCTGGAGGGAGATATCTTACCCGGTGAGATCACTTTCTACCGTCTGCAAAGTACGGCAGATTCCAAGCTGCGCGCTTATATTGCGCAGGGCGAAGTGCTTCCGGTAGCTACAAAATCTTTCGGCGGCATCGGCATCTTTGCGATTCCTGAAATGGGACGCTTCTACCGCCACGTATTGATCGAGGGCAATTATCCTCATCACGGCGCTGTTGCATTCGGACATTTCGGAAAGTCACTGTATGAAGTTTTCAAATATATCGGCGTGCCGGTAGAAGAAATCGGATACAATCAGCCAAAGGGAGTAAGATATCCTACGGAGAATCCTTTTGCATAA